The Ipomoea triloba cultivar NCNSP0323 chromosome 14, ASM357664v1 region tccttCGACTAAACGTAGTATTAAGGCAGAGTGTCTTCATATTTGAAGTAGGTATCCTTCTCGGGCAATCTGATTCACTTTGGAAGCGTTGCATGAGTTCTTGAGCATCAATTTTCAGTACTACTCTTCTCCACCATACAATTATTTTCTCCATTTCTATACTTTAATATGAAGAAAATAATTAGACTTTAACTAACTTGTATATTCAATTCTTTGATTTAGGAAAAAGTTTGATGTCGCTTCTCGAGTGTGCGCTTTGAGTGTCCACTATTTGAATGTGCGTCTTGAGTGAAACTTGCCTTGTGAACTTAACTGTCAGCCAAACAAAGGATATGATCATAATGAGGAAACTCAATTTAAGTTGTCTATATAGTCGCTTGTTTGTATTTTGAGTTTAAAAATGCATGGAAAATAGATGCTGATATTTTCTTggatagaaaatgaaattgagaaaattgtggaaaattgaatataaattttgtaaaataaaagtCATGGGTCAATGTACCCATCCATCATGCAATGCAGTGTGGTTTCCTCTATCTCAGGCCATCTTTAAAAGGATGCCTAACTTTCTTCGTATCATCTTCATCATAccaacaaaaggaaaaagaaaaaaaaaagggaaattttGGTTGGAATTATGCAGCGCTCATCTTTCTGGCGATGCCTTGTTTCTTTGCATTGGAGACGATAGCATCAACAACAACGGAAGCTGAAGCTCTTCTCAAATGGAAGAGCGGCCTGTCCTCTTCATCACTCAAATCATGGTCACTATCCAACCTAACAAACCTTTGTAATTGGAGGGGCATTGTCTGCAATGCTGATGGAGCTGTCTCTGAGATCAATCTTTCTGATGCTGATCTTTCTGGTACTCTTCACCACCTCAATTTTACTTCTTTTCCCAGCCTCAAAATTCTTCAACTGTCACAAAATCAATTTCAAGGTGAAATCCCATATTCTATAGGCGAACTCAAAGATCTTCAATTCTTGGATATTAGCCAAAATCTCTTGAATTCAACTATTCCTTCATCACTGTCATCTTTGACCAAATTGTCTACTCTGGACTTAtcatctaattttatttttggtaatatTTCACCACATCTCATCTCCAATTGGACCAAGCTTACACATTTGGGGCTTGCAGACAATTCCTTCAATGGCAGTATTCCACCTGAAATTGGTTTGCTCACAAATCTTGAATACCTTTCCTTGTCCAGAAATAAGTTTCATTGCACCATTCCACCGCAGATAGGAAACTTGCAAAATTTGACTCAATTAGAGCTGGATGCAAACAATCTCTATGGTTTGATACCTCAAACAATTGGAAACCTTACCAGCCTCCAATACGTCCTTCTGCTTTCCGGAAACAATTTGTCAGGAAAACTTCCACCCCAAATAGGAAACTTGCAGAATTTGAATGTGCTAGACTTATCAGACAACCACTTCTATGGTCCAATACCTCATACAATCGGAAACCTCACAAGCCTCATTAGTCTTTCCCTTTACAACAACAATTTCATTGGAATACTTCCACCAGAGATAGGGAATATGCAAAATTTGTTTGAGTTGTACTTGTTTGAAAACAACCTCTTTGGTCTAATACCTGAAACAATTGGAAACTTGCATCGTTTGGGTAATCTAGACTTCCAAAACAACAGCTTCTTAGGTCCAATACCACAATCAATCGGAAACCTCACTGGCCTTGCTGATCTAGAGCTTTCCAATAATAATCTCACTGGGATGTTGCCACCTCAAATAAGAAACTTGGAAAGTTTGGAACATCTAGAATTGTTAGAAAACAACATCTATGGAACACTTCCACCTCAAATAGGAAACTTATCGAATTTGATTGTTCTAGACTTGTCAAGAAACAACTTTTCTGGTCCAATACCTCAAACAATTGGAAACCTCACACAACTTAAATCCCTACGCCTTTCCACAAACAATTTCATTGGTACACTTATGTTTGATAGTGGAAATCCAACATCAAATCCTGTCTCTTCAACCCTTTGCAATTTACGTTCTCTCGTAATTTTGGATTTAGCAAACAATTCGTTAACTGGGCCAATACCTCAATGTTTGGTAAGAAAAGATCTGTCTGTGTTAGATTTGCACCAGAATCAATTTCATGGGCCAATCCCAACACAATTTAAGGTTTGCAACTCCTTGAGCAGACTTAGTTTGTATGGTAACCAATTAGAGGGTGCAGTGCCACGATCTTTAATCAATTGTAAAGAGTTAGAAGTTCTTGATTTTGGACACAACAATTTGTGTGGTACATTTCCAATGTGGTTAAGAGTTCTTCCAAATCTAAAGGTTCTTAGCTTGAGATTTAATCGGCTGAATGGTTCCATCCGAAATAGGAGGATTAAAGGGCATTTGTTTCCTCAACTTCGTGTCTTTGACCTCTCTCATAATGGATTCACAGGGGAGTTACCCACATGGTTTTTCAAGAATTTTAAAGCCATGACAAATGTTACTGAAGATAAATCACAAATGTACCTTGGTTTGGACAATACCGGTAGAGACATTTTATCTCCCTTTTACTATGAAGATTCATTGATTGTGACTATGAAGGGGCAAGAACGTGAACTTGTAAGAGTATTTGGCATGTTTATTACCATTGATCTCTCAAGCAACAAATTTGAAGGGCATATTCCAAATAGCATTGGAGATCTTCTTGCATTACGTGAATTAAATTTATCACGTAACAAGTTCACTGGGCACATTCCAGCGTCTCTCGGAAATTTAACCATGTTGGAATCTTTAGACCTTTCTTTGAACCAAATTGGTGGAGTTATCCCTGAGCAATTGGCAAGAAGTACAACTCTGGAAGTGTTGAATCTCTCACATAATAAGCTTGTGGGATGCATACCTCAAGGCCCACAATTCAATACATTTGAAGCAAATTCATTCCAAGGAAATGATGGATTGAAAGGCAAACCTTTGTCACAAGGTTGCGGGAATGGCATGATACTGCAACTTCCAGCACCAAAGGAGCTCCACCAAGAATATGATTCGAGTTTTTTGAGCGGATGCACCGTAAAAGTTGTGGCAATGGGGTACGGTTGTGGTATTCTTTTTGAATTATTCATGGGAAATCTCATGCTCTTAACTGGAAAGCCAGAATTCATTGCGAAGTTTGTTGAGGAAGAAGCATACAAACTAGCAATGAAGATCAAaagaagaagatcaaaaacaagaaggagaagaaacTAGCATCGTCAATGGTAAGTAATCTTATTACACCAAAgcaatttacaattatatatggtatgtttTCGTTTGGTAATGCATAAGTGTAGATACTTGAAGGAATATACTATGAAGTGTGTTTACTAACTTTTGCAGCTCACTTGGCTTCTCTCCGAATGACAAATACTCGAGACAGAGGATGTTGTTGTTAAAGAAGTGGTTTGGTTTGCTGCCGACTCATAAGCCACGGGCCACCTCCCAAGTACGGTTGGCTTTCATATATGATCTATCTCTAGTTAGTTTGAGTTGTATGGCTTTGGTTTGATACCAAATGTTTCAATTCTTGCATGATGAATAATGTCAATATGTTCATGTCTTAGAGCTTTCTTTCTAGTAAAATGGATTTGTTATGCCTATGTTTATTCTCTCAAAacaaaattcttcatttctccTAGATAGTTTATTACATTGTTTTCTTGATACaaagagtgaaaaaaaaaaccaaaaaaactaACAAAACTTTACAATTAAGCAAATCTGAATTAGAAAACACCgataatatttgtaaaaataTGAGGTTTCATTCCTTTagggataataataataaaaaaaaaatctaaagacCTACATAAGAGTAAGACACTAAATTAGTTACCATCCAATTTGTACATAAAtttgtttgatttaatttatcaaaaatcatataattatgCAAGTCAAGCTCagaaaaattaatcaaaatgaaattgaaataaataaagataaaataaaataaaataaaattattagagcatttgattatattaattttagaaAGTCTTAATCATGTAGTTTGTACTATACATTACATGTTTTACTCATGTACCTTTCATAGTTATATAGCTAAACGCCTAAATTTTGAAGATAAGAAaaattgtatgttttttttaatttcttcaccATGCGATATGCGTGGGAGTCTTTTACTTGACCTCTTTATGGTCTTTCATTTTCGTGAACTACACTAGTAAACAAATAATGCATGTTCAAATAAGCTATTAAGAGTTATCAATGTGTATCCACTTCTACACTAATGAAATCATCATTTGCCAAGGATATATTTGTAATTGGATGGGCATTTATACTGCGGATATTCTTATAGGTCAAGCTAGACAAACCAAAATTCTTCACCAGCTGACGtggtaaaataaatatatttttatggttagtgctttatttttattttatggttaGTGCTTTATTTGGAAACCACAACCACTATATATGAGGGTGTGCATtgagtaattatgccttatgaCTCTAACTGATAAAGAACTACAAGAAAGTAAATGAATATATGTGTTGCATAGCTGATCAGTAGGCTCGATTGCTCGAACCAAGAAAACCAACAAGCCACATACACCTATCTAAAGTTGAActtataatattatgattaccTAAATCAAAGGATACTTATTTCCTCAACTTCGTGTCTTTGATTACAATGAATTCATAGGGAATTTGCCTACAGTGCtttttaagatttttaaagcaatggcaaatgaagatgatgatagaATACTGATGAGTGTAGTTTTCGTGGTGGATGGAAAGAGTTgggtgttaaaacggaaagatttccgagtatcgttctcaaaggatggcaatgagggaattcaagcggtaaggggattaagcacaagagtgtttagtgtttgaaagctaacccaaacatagtaaggtATGCGCAtgaaacattataaaaataaggaacaaaacgttggaaacaatcaattggaaaggaggatttggatcttgcaactcatataggcatccttgatttcctaagatattaggctagcaacacttagataatgaaaatgagataaggtcaccaacacaaccgccactctcgtggtcaatggactcactccttagaccgtaatgtcatccttgtgatcactaggctaggagaggcattttgtcaaacacgttatgtgcctcttatcttccacttctcccttttctcaaaggtgagagggaaatgtgctaggctaggctaaggagtaactctactctcgtagatgagactccttctccaaacacctctcatataggttgatcacccctacacaagagtcaaagtggatcaccactcacacaatcaaactcataatcaagcaattgcaaaacctaattgatcaattcaaagctcaagaatatccatacaacatttcTCAATCCAactccacaaagatctatctaatcatacttggaattgaaatagcaaaaggtaaaagtaatgacaagaaattaaaaggaagacttagctaggaattgaactttgaatttgaacttgaacttgaaattgaactttaatcttgaacttgaatgtagatcacaatcttgcaacaatggaattcttctctaattctaatctaaactaagaattgcaatgtggagtgaattgggagagatctctctaggctaatcctagagagagaaagtctagGGTGTGGAATGGTGGATgatgggtgtagttttcgcggtggatggaaagaggtaggtgttaaaacgggaagaagttcccgagtgtcggtctcaaggaaAGGCAAGGAGGGAGTCTGTAAGCAAGGGACTAGTCATAAGGGGGCCTAGTTTTCGAAAGCTAATCCAAAAAAGATAGGTGTGTATGGCATGTTATGGTAAACAAGCTAAGGTAAACGAGTAAGAAACAGTCTATTTGGAAGGAGGATTCGGATCAATCTAACAAGTACGTAAGCTCTTGATTTCCTAGAGGTTAAGGTGAGGTAACACTTAAGGGACATACTTGAGACAAAATCACAAACACCTAAGCCATTCTCATGGTCAAAGGACTCTCTTCTACACAATAGGGTTACTCTCATAACTCCTAAGTTCCAAGAGGCATTTTGGCAAACACATTATGTGATTAACATGtcttccaatcccccttctctcaaaggtgggaaggaaaagTGGTTGGAGAGGTCTAAATCACTCCCTACTCTCATAGGTGAGTGATTCCACCCTAATTCCCTAAGGCAACCGGCCGAGTTGGCCTAGAGTCCNGGGCATTTATACTGCGGATATTCTTATAGGTCAAGCTAGACAAACCAAAATTCTTCACCAGCTGACGtggtaaaataaatatatttttatggttagtgctttatttttattttatggttaGTGCTTTATTTGGAAACCACAACCACTATATATGAGGGTGTGCATtgagtaattatgccttatgaCTCTAACT contains the following coding sequences:
- the LOC116004111 gene encoding receptor-like protein 52, producing MPCFFALETIASTTTEAEALLKWKSGLSSSSLKSWSLSNLTNLCNWRGIVCNADGAVSEINLSDADLSGTLHHLNFTSFPSLKILQLSQNQFQGEIPYSIGELKDLQFLDISQNLLNSTIPSSLSSLTKLSTLDLSSNFIFGNISPHLISNWTKLTHLGLADNSFNGSIPPEIGLLTNLEYLSLSRNKFHCTIPPQIGNLQNLTQLELDANNLYGLIPQTIGNLTSLQYVLLLSGNNLSGKLPPQIGNLQNLNVLDLSDNHFYGPIPHTIGNLTSLISLSLYNNNFIGILPPEIGNMQNLFELYLFENNLFGLIPETIGNLHRLGNLDFQNNSFLGPIPQSIGNLTGLADLELSNNNLTGMLPPQIRNLESLEHLELLENNIYGTLPPQIGNLSNLIVLDLSRNNFSGPIPQTIGNLTQLKSLRLSTNNFIGTLMFDSGNPTSNPVSSTLCNLRSLVILDLANNSLTGPIPQCLVRKDLSVLDLHQNQFHGPIPTQFKVCNSLSRLSLYGNQLEGAVPRSLINCKELEVLDFGHNNLCGTFPMWLRVLPNLKVLSLRFNRLNGSIRNRRIKGHLFPQLRVFDLSHNGFTGELPTWFFKNFKAMTNVTEDKSQMYLGLDNTGRDILSPFYYEDSLIVTMKGQERELVRVFGMFITIDLSSNKFEGHIPNSIGDLLALRELNLSRNKFTGHIPASLGNLTMLESLDLSLNQIGGVIPEQLARSTTLEVLNLSHNKLVGCIPQGPQFNTFEANSFQGNDGLKGKPLSQGCGNGMILQLPAPKELHQEYDSSFLSGCTVKVVAMGYGCGILFELFMGNLMLLTGKPEFIAKFVEEEAYKLAMKIKRRRSKTRRRRN